One stretch of Candida orthopsilosis Co 90-125, chromosome 3 draft sequence DNA includes these proteins:
- a CDS encoding Aim23 protein (S. cerevisiae homolog AIM23 localizes to mitochondrion), which translates to MLISLRSALKCLIYKRSITTTTRLCSSNNYNSFISRSISFKESNSSRQNASSSNRVQEQKNHGNHSTHRHRHSPRIVRHHNGRREGNFQTRANANGRDDSSNRFNLQKILDTGSESAQNALKSILSRIHHLQPLNQQVQYVSPTQGLITCSIQQVLEDLDLSTQGLQLIEREVTTTTTTSTTNNNNNKNNADTSPSVIPLIKKIKIQEMLKAYNDELAEAKELELLTMGSKKTIKALDNKLRAKQKKSSEKQIMIKWSISLNDLTNQKQVEIDNRLKKEKSKIAIYLIHNKKSPNLKITDIFRNSNNSGSNESDVDEMMDIELKKRNKVKQTLEGILNSLECKWTMEGDVESKVVYSITPTASTTTAVVNEKGKSVEVNQQSEKNKKKQKAKSAHDKQEKSKVDEEDLDALYSFKIED; encoded by the coding sequence ATGTTAATCTCCCTTCGTTCAGCATTGAAATGCCTAATATATAAAAGATCCATTACTACAACTACTAGACTatgcagcagcaacaactacaactcATTTATATCGAGATCAATATCATTTAAAGagtcaaattcatcaagacaaaatgcatcatcatctaatCGAGTTCAGGAACAGAAAAACCACGGAAATCACAGTACCCATCGCCACCGTCATTCACCGAGGATAGTACGTCATCATAACGGACGTCGTGAAGGTAATTTCCAAACACGAGCCAATGCAAATGGTAGAGATGACTCTTCGAATCgattcaatttgcaaaaaatcCTCGATACGGGATCTGAATCAGCTCAAAATGCATTAAAATCCATCCTATCTCGAATTCATCATTTACAAccattgaatcaacagGTCCAATACGTATCTCCAACTCAGGGCCTCATCacttgttcaattcaacaagttcTTGAAGATTTAGATTTGAGTACTCAAGGACTTCAATTAATTGAAAGAGAAGTCACCACCACTACCACCacctccaccaccaacaacaacaacaataaaaacaatGCAGACACATCTCCTAGTGTTATTCCATTGATTAAGAAGAtcaaaattcaagaaatgCTCAAGGCTTATAATGATGAGCTAGCAGAAGCTAAAGAACTCGAACTCCTAACTATGGGCTCTAAAAAAACCATCAAAGCATTGGATAACAAATTACGTGCCAAACAGAAGAAATCAAGCGAGAAACAAATCATGATTAAATGGTCAATCAGCTTGAATGAtttaacaaatcaaaaacaagttgaaattgataatcgattgaaaaaagagaaaagtaAGATTGCAATTTATTTAATTCATAATAAGAAATCacccaatttgaaaatcacTGATATCTTTAgaaacagcaacaataGTGGGTCCAATGAATCTGATGTGGATGAAATGATGGATATTGAAttaaaaaagagaaataaAGTGAAGCAGACATTGGAAGGAATTTTAAATTCTTTGGAATGTAAATGGACGATGGAAGGTGACGTTGAAAGCAAAGTCGTCTACTCCATAACTCCAACTGCATCCACTACTACTGCCGTGGTTAATGAGAAAGGGAAACTGGTTGAAgtaaatcaacaactggagaagaataaaaagaagcaaaaagCTAAAAGTGCCCATgacaaacaagaaaagtctaaagttgatgaagaggatcTTGACGCTTTATACCTGtttaaaattgaagattaa